The following proteins are co-located in the Paludibaculum fermentans genome:
- the purH gene encoding bifunctional phosphoribosylaminoimidazolecarboxamide formyltransferase/IMP cyclohydrolase has translation MPAVKRVLLSVTDKSGLLPFAKGLAALGCELISTGGTAKMLRDGGLAVRDVSEVTGFPEMLDGRVKTIHPRVAAGILARRSVPEHMAALAEHEIATIDMVVVNLYEFEKVAAKQGAPVEELIENIDIGGPTMIRAAAKNFEDVAVVTAADDYEPILAELSANAGVLSKKTHWNLARKAYATTARYDAAITARLASIDVVEDNWSDENESTPPVLNIHMPRRQALRYGENPHQAAALYASGTTGIAGCKQLHGKELSYNNLVDLDAAWQLICEFSEPAAAIIKHTNPCGCAEQATLVEAYRKAYEADPVSAYGGVLAFNRTLDEETALEVSSLFVEAIAAPGYSEKALSILTAKKNLRLVTVDGGVPDELVVKSITGGFLAQSPDLATFDPATARVVTERQPTEAEWVALKFGWKVCKHVKSNAIVYANAGQLLSSGAGQMSRVFSVEIGARKSVLPLAGCVVASDAFFPFADGPEGAVANGATAIIQPGGSVRDADVIAAANRLGIAMVFTGVRHFRH, from the coding sequence ATGCCCGCAGTCAAACGTGTACTCCTCAGTGTCACCGACAAGTCTGGACTCCTGCCCTTCGCGAAGGGGCTGGCCGCTCTGGGCTGTGAGCTCATTTCCACCGGCGGCACCGCTAAGATGCTGCGTGACGGCGGCTTAGCCGTCAGGGACGTCAGCGAGGTCACCGGTTTTCCCGAGATGCTGGATGGGCGGGTGAAGACGATTCACCCGCGAGTGGCCGCCGGGATTCTGGCCCGCAGGTCGGTGCCGGAACACATGGCGGCGCTGGCCGAGCACGAGATCGCGACGATCGACATGGTCGTTGTGAATCTGTATGAATTCGAGAAGGTTGCAGCGAAGCAAGGGGCACCGGTCGAGGAGCTGATCGAGAACATCGATATCGGCGGGCCGACCATGATTCGCGCCGCCGCGAAGAACTTCGAGGATGTGGCCGTGGTCACCGCCGCGGACGATTACGAACCCATCCTGGCCGAGCTCAGCGCAAATGCGGGTGTACTGTCCAAGAAGACGCACTGGAACCTGGCGCGGAAGGCCTATGCGACCACGGCCAGATATGATGCCGCCATCACGGCGCGGCTGGCCTCGATCGATGTCGTCGAGGACAACTGGTCGGATGAGAACGAATCCACGCCGCCCGTGTTGAACATTCATATGCCGCGGCGCCAGGCTCTGCGGTATGGCGAGAATCCGCATCAGGCGGCCGCCCTGTATGCTTCCGGGACCACGGGCATCGCGGGCTGCAAGCAACTGCACGGCAAGGAGCTTTCCTACAACAACCTGGTGGACCTGGACGCCGCGTGGCAACTGATCTGCGAATTCTCCGAGCCGGCCGCGGCCATCATCAAGCACACGAACCCCTGCGGCTGCGCCGAGCAAGCCACGCTGGTGGAAGCCTACAGGAAGGCATACGAAGCGGATCCGGTGTCCGCTTACGGCGGCGTGCTGGCCTTCAACCGGACGCTGGACGAAGAAACGGCGTTGGAGGTCTCCAGCCTGTTTGTCGAAGCCATCGCGGCGCCGGGCTATAGCGAGAAGGCGCTTTCCATCCTGACCGCCAAGAAGAACCTGCGGCTGGTCACGGTGGACGGCGGAGTGCCGGACGAACTGGTGGTGAAGTCCATTACGGGCGGATTCCTGGCCCAGTCTCCAGACTTGGCCACATTCGATCCCGCCACCGCGCGTGTGGTGACGGAACGGCAGCCCACCGAGGCCGAATGGGTCGCGCTGAAATTCGGCTGGAAGGTGTGTAAGCACGTAAAGTCGAACGCGATCGTTTATGCCAATGCCGGGCAGTTACTGAGTTCCGGCGCTGGACAGATGAGCCGTGTGTTCTCGGTGGAGATCGGGGCTCGCAAGTCTGTACTTCCATTGGCCGGGTGCGTGGTGGCTTCCGACGCGTTCTTCCCGTTCGCCGACGGTCCGGAAGGGGCGGTGGCGAATGGCGCCACGGCCATCATCCAGCCGGGCGGATCTGTCAGGGACGCCGACGTGATTGCGGCGGCGAACCGCCTGGGCATCGCCATGGTGTTTACGGGTGTAAGGCATTTCCGCCACTAA
- a CDS encoding helix-turn-helix domain-containing protein — MDGPAPEEVLAQVKRILADPGFSTSDPMRNVLLYLATHGVEQPGKSVKEFEIATNALGRGDDYDPRSDSTVRVVASRLRSKLAEYYTQEGAADPVIISIPKGAYFVSGSYRHNGHSNGNGNGNGNGHGEQDTAEKPASPTRRTVLAAALAAIAGAAGGFWFGRRSTQPDLPWQLTTFWHEFLEPDPPIVVYSNPAFHGTTATGLKLPAFARPSDGPVNDLYSGSGEVMAVRDISRQLSRLGVDARVKRAQLFTWDDAESSDLIFVGGQEQNEPMAQLPKLEKFNLKPESQGPIGSPGAVQNEQPGPNEARYYVASEDQENGTEFAIAALTRGVTPDKRILVLAGVRTLGTEGVAAAMCNPTILAEILQKLGVAPGKPVPSFEALFEFRIRGGAPLDPKLCILYRRKDSPAGA; from the coding sequence ATGGACGGTCCGGCTCCCGAAGAGGTACTTGCCCAAGTAAAGCGAATCCTGGCCGACCCGGGCTTCTCCACGTCCGATCCGATGCGGAACGTGCTGCTATACCTCGCTACGCATGGGGTAGAGCAGCCGGGCAAATCGGTGAAGGAATTTGAGATCGCCACGAATGCGCTGGGCCGCGGGGATGATTATGACCCGCGCAGCGATTCCACGGTGCGGGTGGTTGCCAGCCGATTACGCAGCAAACTGGCGGAGTATTACACCCAGGAAGGTGCGGCGGATCCGGTCATCATCTCCATTCCCAAAGGTGCTTATTTTGTTTCGGGCAGCTACCGGCACAACGGCCACTCGAACGGAAACGGCAATGGCAATGGCAACGGGCATGGCGAACAGGACACGGCGGAAAAACCCGCTTCGCCGACGCGGCGGACGGTGCTGGCGGCGGCGCTGGCGGCGATCGCCGGCGCAGCGGGCGGGTTCTGGTTCGGCCGGCGGAGTACGCAACCTGACCTCCCGTGGCAGCTCACTACTTTCTGGCACGAGTTCCTGGAACCGGATCCGCCGATTGTCGTGTACTCGAATCCGGCGTTTCACGGCACGACGGCCACTGGACTGAAGCTGCCGGCCTTCGCACGCCCCTCCGATGGACCTGTCAACGACTTGTACAGCGGTTCGGGGGAGGTGATGGCAGTCCGCGACATCTCCCGCCAACTCAGCCGGTTGGGTGTAGACGCGAGGGTGAAGCGGGCGCAGTTGTTCACCTGGGATGACGCCGAGTCGAGCGATCTCATCTTTGTTGGCGGCCAGGAGCAGAACGAGCCGATGGCGCAACTGCCGAAGCTGGAGAAGTTCAATCTCAAGCCGGAGTCGCAGGGCCCGATTGGATCGCCCGGAGCCGTGCAGAATGAGCAACCGGGACCGAACGAGGCGCGCTACTACGTCGCGAGCGAAGATCAGGAGAACGGCACGGAGTTTGCGATCGCGGCTTTGACGAGAGGCGTGACGCCGGATAAGCGGATCCTGGTTCTGGCGGGAGTCAGGACGTTGGGGACGGAGGGCGTGGCGGCCGCGATGTGCAACCCCACCATCCTAGCTGAGATTCTTCAAAAGCTGGGTGTGGCGCCAGGAAAGCCCGTGCCATCCTTTGAGGCTCTCTTTGAATTCCGGATTCGCGGAGGGGCTCCATTGGACCCCAAGCTATGTATTCTGTATCGCCGGAAAGACTCTCCGGCGGGGGCGTAA